Proteins encoded together in one Porites lutea chromosome 2, jaPorLute2.1, whole genome shotgun sequence window:
- the LOC140928894 gene encoding DNA-directed RNA polymerase III subunit RPC2-like, which produces MEFETVGKITDNLEDISKPIKTVEDKWKLLPAFLKVKGLVKQHIDSFNYFVNVDIKKIVRANDKITTDADPVWYLKYLNIYVGSPDVEESFNITKPISPHECRLRDMTYSAPITVDIEYTRGTQRVVRHNLPIGRMPIMLRSSNCVLTGKSPAELASLNECPIDPGGYFIANGTEKVILIQEQLSKNRIIVEADKKGNIGCSVTSSTAERKSRTSIVTKANKFCLKHNALTEDVPVVVVFKAMGIECEQEIVQMVGCEEGAISTFAPSLEECHKLNIYTQLQALQYVGSKVRQRATWGKSRTKVEEARELLAGVMLAHVPVIKYDFKPKCVFLALMVRRVILACSDEANVDDRDYYGNKRLELAGQLLSLLFEDLFKRFNAELKKIADQTIPKPRAAQFDIVKHMRQDQITNGLVHAITSGNWIIKRFNMNRAGVTQVLSRLSFISALGMMTRITSQFEKTRKVSGPRSLQPSQWGMLCPSDTPEGEACGLVKNLALMTHITTDQEEEPIIRLAYNLGVENISMLSGEEISHPSVYIVFLNGNILGVVMDYKRLVETFRLMRRAGYVNEFVSICPNHQHRFVNIASDGGRVCRPYIIVKNGRPRVADRHIQELAQGFRCFEDFLHEGLVEYLDVNEENDCSIALYEKEITRETTHLEIEPFTLLGVCAGLIPYPHHNQSPRNTYQCAMGKQAMGSIGYNQRNRIDTLLYLLCYPQVPLVRTKTIDLIQFDKLPAGQNATVAVMSYSGYDIEDALILNKASVDRGFGRCLVYRKQTCLLKRYANQTFDRVMGPSKDASTGEVIWRHRALDADGICSPGERIENKQVLVNKSMPVVTSSGLQPGTPGQAPPQPQYRDVPVSYKGPKDIYIERVLVTSNAEEAFLIKILQRQTRRPEIGDKFSSRHGQKGVCGLIVNQEDMPFTDLGICPDIIMNPHGFPSRMTVGKLIELMAGKAGVLNGHFGYGTAFGGDKVEDVCTALVEKGFSYTGKEFVTSGITGEPLTAYIFFGPVYYQKLKHMVLDKMHARAKGPRAVLTRQPTEGRSRDGGLRLGEMERDCLIAYGASMLLLERLMISSDAFEVDVCSECGLMGYSGWCHYCSSSHNISTLKIPYACKLLFQELLSMNIVPRLSLKHYTDE; this is translated from the exons ATGGAGTTTGAGACTGTGGGCAAAATAACAGACAATTTGGAGGACATTTCAAAGCCAATTAAAACAGTGGAG GACAAATGGAAACTTTTACCTGCATTTTTGAAG gtTAAGGGACTTGTCAAGCAACACATAGATTCATTCAATTATTTTGTAAATGTGGAT ATAAAGAAGATTGTCAGAGCTAATGATAAAATCACCACAGATGCTGATCCTGTGTGGTATTTAAA ATATCTAAATATTTATGTTGGTAGTCCTGATGTAGAAGAGTCATTTAATATCACAAAGCCTATATCACCTCATGAA TGTCGTCTAAGAGACATGACCTACTCAGCACCCATCACAGTAGATATTGAGTACACTAGGGGCACACAG AGAGTAGTGAGACACAATTTACCTATAGGCAG GATGCCTATTATGCTTCGGAGCTCCAACTGTGTTTTGACGGGAAAAAGCCCAGCAGAACTAGCATCTCTCAATGAGTGTCCCATTGACCCAG GAGGCTATTTTATAgcaaatggtacagaaaagGTTATTCTAATTCAAGAACAATTATCAAAGAATCGAATAATTGTAGAAGCTGACAAGAAAGGGAATATTGGGTGCTCTGTGACCAG CTCAACAGCAGAGAGAAAAAGCAGAACAAGTATTGTTACAAAAGCAAACAAGTTCTGTTTAAAGCATAATGCTTTGACTGAG GATGTCCCTGTAGTAGTGGTTTTTAAAGCCATGGGTATTGAATGTGAACAGGAGATTGTTCAGATGGTTGGTTGTGAGGAAGGCGCCATCTCCACATTTGCTCCTTCACTTGAGGAGTGTCATAAACTCAACATCTATACACAGTTACAG GCACTTCAGTACGTAGGATCTAAAGTGCGTCAGCGAGCAACATGGGGGAAGAGTAGAACAAAAGTGGAGGAGGCAAGGGAACTGTTGGCAGGAGTCATGCTTGCTCATGTACCG GTCATCAAGTATGATTTCAAACCCAAGTGTGTATTTTTAGCTCTTATGGTTCGTAGAGTCATCCTTGCCTGCAGTGACGAG GCTAATGTGGATGACCGTGATTACTATGGAAACAAGAGGCTTGAATTAGCAGGGCAG CTCCTGTCTCTTCTTTTTGAAGATCTGTTCAAGAGATTCAATGCGGAG ctaaaaaaGATTGCCGATCAAACAATTCCAAAACCCAGGGCTGCTCAG tttgACATTGTTAAGCACATGCGTCAGGATCAAATAACAAACGGACTTGTTCATGCGATCACCTCG GGAAACTGGATCATAAAGAGATTCAACATGAATCGTGCAGGAGTTACTCAG GTGCTATCACGTCTGTCATTTATTTCTGCTCTGGGTATGATGACAAGAATCACTAGTCAG TTTGAGAAAACCCGTAAAGTGAGTGGTCCTCGATCTCTGCAGCCATCCCAGTGGGGAATGCTGTGTCCTTCCGACACCCCTGAGGGGGAG GCCTGTGGATTAGTGAAAAATCTTGCGCTTATGACGCACATCACCACAGATCAAGAAGAAGAACCCATCATTCGCTTGGCCTACAATCTTGGAGTAGAG aataTAAGTATGCTGTCTGGTGAAGAAATAAGTCATCCCTCGGTTTATATTGTTTTCTTAAACG GAAACATTCTCGGTGTTGTCATGGACTACAAGCGTTTGGTGGAAACGTTTCGACTGATGAGAAGAg CTGGATACGTAAATGAGTTTGTTTCTATTTGCCCGAATCATCAGCACAG ATTTGTTAATATTGCTTCTGATGGAGGACGTGTCTGCAG ACCAtatattattgttaaaaatggAAGACCACGAGTGGCTGACCGACACATTCAGGAACTTGCTCAGGGATTTAG GTGTTTCGAGGATTTCTTACACGAGGGGCTGGTTGAATACTTAGATGTCAACGAAGAAAACGACTGCTCGATTGCTCTCTACGAAAAAGAGATAACTAG GGAGACCACGCACCTTGAGATAGAACCATTTACTCTGCTTGGAGTGTGTGCTGGTCTGATACCGTACCCTCATCACAACCAGTCACCTCGTAACACTTACCAGTGCGCTATGGGTAAACAGGCCATGG GTTCTATTGGTTACAACCAGCGTAACAG AATAGATACCCTGTTGTATCTTTTGTGTTATCCTCAAGTTCCTTTGGTCAGGACAAAG ACTATAGATTTGATCCAGTTTGACAAGCTTCCAGCAG GTCAAAATGCTACAGTAGCAGTCATGAGCTACAGTGGGTATGATATTGAG GATGCATTGATTTTGAACAAAGCTTCAGTTGACAGAG GTTTTGGCCGTTGTTTGGTGTACAGGAAGCAAACCTGCTTGTTAAAGAGATACGCGAATCAG ACTTTTGACCGAGTCATGG GTCCCAGTAAAGATGCTAGTACAGGGGAAGTGATTTGGAGACACAGAGCTCTAGATGCAGATGGAATTTGCTCTCCAG GTGAAAGAATAGAAAACAAGCAAGTACTTGTCAACAAGTCCATGCCAGTTGTAACATCTTCGGGACTTCAACCGG GCACCCCAGGCCAGGCACCTCCGCAACCTCAGTACAGAGATGTTCCTGTGTC GTATAAAGGCCCAAAAGATATTTACATCGAACGAGTACTGGTTACATCAAATGCCGAAGAG GCTTTCTTGATCAAGATTCTACAGAGACAAACACGGCGCCCAGAGATTGGTGACAAGTTCAGCAGCAGACATGGCCAAAAAGG AGTTTGTGGCTTAATCGTTAATCAGGAGGATATGCCCTTTACTGATCTG GGTATCTGTCCAGACATT ATTATGAATCCCCACGGTTTTCCATCTCGAATGACTGTGGGCAAGCTGATTGAACTAATGGCGGGCAAGGCTGGTGTTTTGAACGGACACTTCGGATATGGAACAG CATTCGGAGGCGACAAAGTGGAGGATGTTTGCACTGCCCTTGTAGAAAAGGGTTTTAGTTACACAGGAAAGGAATTTGTAACGTCTGGCATCACTGG GGAGCCGTTAACAGCCTACATTTTCTTTGGCCCGGTTTATTATCAGAAGCTGAAACACATGGTGTTGGATAAGATGCACGCTCGTGCCAAG GGGCCAAGAGCTGTGTTAACACGTCAACCAACGGAAGGTCGCTCAAG ggaCGGTGGCTTGCGATTGGGTGAAATGGAGCGCGACTGCTTGATAGCCTACGGTGCCAG CATGCTTCTACTTGAAAGGCTGATGATTTCTAGTGACGCATTTGAAGTTGACGTTTGTAGTGAGTGTGGGCTGATGGGTTACTCTGGATG GTGCCACTACTGTTCGTCTTCACACAACATTTCCACTTTGAAAATACCTTACGCTTGCAAACTGCTCTTCCAAGAACTTTTGTCCATGAACATTGTTCCTCGACTTTCACTCAAACACTACACTGACGAATGA